The following proteins come from a genomic window of Vallitaleaceae bacterium 9-2:
- a CDS encoding AAA family ATPase, which yields MRLVKIKLLSDYKIFKQNQEFIFGDDSTLGIVGINGSGKSILLELISKIFVDASNQITQENYSSDISYEATYSLQKDHMIESVLIGIGGEWEDTDHVLIKLENKSQNFKMTISNGNNEFEIGNINMHYVFFPRKIVVYSSGHNEGVSDEIINYKLYSLAEKDSQKVKRNNYGEVINKGILDRYNELFYYFDDTISKLGILTSFMFESENQEVLSEFFENALVTSFKIRLDKKDIYDEDIYFDEKALYLLNEIMSYANTGHVNENGFKYYEFHVPENREREQMSLLAFFEGLQRLYDYNIYKIKKRTRNRIIYGNEKNKKSLVDWNIANNRVFELLEMTFVTESGSELDLRNFSDGEYQVLQLISILNIFYGSNILFLLDEPETHFNPSWKSLFVSKVKSMLDPMSQAIFSSHNPEVITDLRKTSVVSMKRGLQSSLQIETFGANPNMISANLFDKRNTVAELAKQEISIFRSKINQATNDQELEELKREIENTLGDSSERLMLIIEIQKRMT from the coding sequence ATGAGATTAGTAAAAATAAAATTGCTGAGTGATTATAAGATTTTCAAGCAAAATCAAGAGTTTATTTTTGGCGATGACTCCACCCTTGGAATAGTTGGAATAAATGGTAGTGGTAAATCAATTCTTCTTGAACTGATATCCAAGATATTTGTTGATGCCAGTAATCAAATAACTCAAGAGAATTACTCAAGTGATATAAGTTATGAAGCTACTTATTCATTACAGAAAGACCATATGATTGAAAGTGTTCTAATAGGAATAGGTGGAGAATGGGAAGATACTGATCATGTGTTGATTAAGTTAGAAAATAAATCTCAGAATTTTAAAATGACTATTTCAAATGGAAACAATGAGTTTGAAATAGGAAATATTAACATGCATTATGTATTCTTTCCCAGAAAGATTGTGGTTTACTCATCTGGCCATAATGAAGGGGTTAGCGATGAAATCATTAACTATAAGCTTTATTCTTTGGCAGAAAAAGACAGTCAAAAGGTTAAGAGAAACAATTATGGCGAGGTTATTAATAAGGGTATACTTGATCGCTATAATGAGCTGTTTTACTATTTTGATGATACGATAAGTAAATTGGGAATCCTTACGTCATTTATGTTTGAGTCTGAAAATCAAGAAGTTCTGTCAGAGTTCTTTGAGAATGCGTTAGTTACTTCATTTAAAATAAGACTTGATAAGAAAGATATATATGATGAAGATATTTACTTCGATGAGAAGGCATTGTATCTGTTAAATGAAATTATGAGTTATGCAAATACAGGTCATGTAAATGAAAACGGATTTAAGTATTATGAGTTTCATGTACCAGAGAATAGAGAACGTGAACAAATGTCTTTATTAGCCTTTTTTGAAGGATTACAAAGACTTTATGACTACAATATTTATAAGATTAAGAAAAGGACTCGAAACAGAATTATATATGGAAATGAAAAAAACAAGAAATCTTTAGTAGATTGGAACATAGCAAATAATAGAGTGTTTGAACTACTTGAAATGACTTTTGTAACAGAAAGCGGGTCTGAACTGGATTTGAGAAACTTTTCTGATGGTGAGTATCAAGTGCTCCAACTAATTAGCATACTCAATATCTTTTACGGAAGTAACATTCTATTTTTGTTAGATGAGCCAGAGACACATTTTAATCCGAGTTGGAAGTCTTTATTTGTCTCAAAGGTAAAGTCTATGCTTGATCCGATGTCACAGGCTATATTTTCATCTCATAATCCTGAAGTAATAACAGACTTAAGAAAAACAAGTGTTGTGAGTATGAAACGAGGCTTACAAAGCAGTTTGCAAATTGAGACTTTTGGTGCTAATCCGAATATGATTAGTGCTAATCTATTTGACAAGAGAAACACTGTAGCAGAATTGGCTAAACAGGAAATAAGCATATTTAGAAGTAAAATTAATCAAGCTACTAATGATCAGGAATTAGAAGAACTTAAACGTGAAATTGAAAATACTCTAGGGGATTCATCAGAACGCTTGATGTTGATTATTGAGATTCAAAAGAGGATGACGTAA
- the rlmD gene encoding 23S rRNA (uracil(1939)-C(5))-methyltransferase RlmD yields MKQVCPVEKNQIYTMEITGIGANGEGVGRIDGYTLFVDGAMTGDHIEVKVIKAKKNYGFGRLVTILKPSIDRVEPRCPIAKQCGGCSLMHMDYKAQLQYKRGHILDALERIGEQDRQMLEEKEETIIGMDEPWFYRNKVQFPVQVVSGKLLIGFYAKRSHRIIETPICYIQDRYNEQIIDVLRNFITKRDISVYDENKHKGLLRHIVIRKSHHREEFHVTLVINGQSFPHQQELIDTLTQLDRVVGISLNINQEKTNAILGSKVLHLYGQEYLRDQIGEIEYQISPLSFYQVNPIQTEKLYAKALEYAMLTGEEIVYDLYCGIGTISLFLAQQAKHVYGVEIVEAAIEDAKANADINKISNTSFYAGKAEDIAPKLYQEEGITADVVVVDPPRKGCDTSLLDTIIEMNPQRIVYVSCDPATLARDVKILNQSGYAIDKWCGVDMFSHSTHVETIVALYKKN; encoded by the coding sequence ATGAAACAGGTATGCCCAGTAGAAAAAAATCAAATTTATACGATGGAGATTACCGGAATCGGAGCCAACGGAGAAGGGGTAGGTCGTATCGACGGCTATACCCTTTTTGTGGATGGAGCGATGACAGGTGATCACATCGAAGTTAAGGTTATCAAAGCCAAGAAGAACTATGGCTTTGGTCGTCTAGTGACGATACTTAAACCTTCAATAGACCGTGTGGAACCCCGATGTCCGATAGCCAAGCAATGTGGCGGTTGTAGTTTGATGCATATGGACTATAAAGCGCAGCTTCAATATAAACGGGGACATATATTAGATGCCCTCGAACGTATTGGTGAACAAGATCGACAGATGCTAGAAGAAAAAGAAGAGACGATTATCGGTATGGATGAGCCGTGGTTTTATCGCAACAAGGTTCAGTTTCCTGTACAAGTAGTGAGTGGAAAGCTGCTCATTGGATTCTATGCCAAGCGTTCCCATCGGATTATTGAGACGCCAATTTGTTATATTCAAGATAGATATAATGAACAGATTATTGATGTGCTTCGTAACTTTATCACTAAGCGGGATATCTCGGTCTATGACGAGAATAAGCATAAGGGACTGTTGCGTCATATTGTTATCCGTAAGTCGCATCATCGTGAAGAATTCCATGTAACCTTAGTTATTAATGGGCAGAGCTTTCCTCATCAGCAGGAACTCATAGATACGCTAACACAACTCGATCGTGTGGTAGGCATTAGTCTGAATATTAATCAAGAAAAAACTAATGCGATATTAGGTTCCAAAGTACTTCATCTGTATGGACAAGAATATTTACGCGACCAAATAGGTGAGATAGAATATCAGATTTCTCCTCTTTCCTTTTATCAGGTTAATCCGATACAGACAGAAAAACTCTATGCCAAAGCCCTTGAATACGCTATGCTTACAGGTGAAGAGATTGTCTATGACCTTTACTGTGGCATCGGGACCATTTCCTTGTTCTTGGCCCAGCAAGCTAAGCATGTCTACGGAGTAGAAATCGTCGAAGCGGCTATTGAAGACGCCAAAGCCAATGCGGATATCAATAAGATCTCTAATACCTCCTTCTACGCAGGTAAAGCTGAGGATATTGCCCCAAAACTTTATCAAGAGGAAGGCATCACTGCTGATGTTGTAGTCGTGGACCCACCACGAAAAGGCTGTGATACGAGTCTGTTAGACACTATTATAGAGATGAATCCACAGCGAATCGTCTATGTATCTTGTGACCCAGCAACACTTGCTAGAGATGTGAAAATATTAAATCAAAGTGGTTATGCTATTGATAAATGGTGTGGGGTAGATATGTTTAGCCATTCGACACATGTGGAGACTATAGTAGCACTATACAAAAAAAACTAA
- a CDS encoding DUF692 family protein, whose translation MKYACNISYELIELLNKNPSICDYIKIGAFGATKDMLDQAYTLKPLLIHGFGWHERGGMPSTKEIDYDKINQYIHKYKSPFIGIHSLCFPEDAKKIQSESVLEYMIQQFHRFDQQIHTELLIENMDFNPYYEYPTTLVDTVRPWFLRELIEQTGLGLLLDISHAKVSAYQLGMDIQTYLEGLPLEKIREIHFSGTKFDKKLGVIDVHGIMEAEDYRIARYLQQRLEHLPSNHLEMITLEYGTIVAGSTDPKAITDQIHQLKTIFM comes from the coding sequence ATGAAGTATGCATGTAATATATCCTATGAACTGATTGAATTATTAAATAAAAATCCGTCGATTTGTGATTATATAAAAATTGGTGCTTTTGGAGCCACCAAAGATATGTTAGATCAAGCATATACATTAAAACCTTTACTGATTCATGGATTTGGGTGGCATGAACGGGGAGGAATGCCTTCGACAAAAGAGATTGATTATGATAAAATAAATCAGTATATTCATAAGTACAAGTCGCCATTTATTGGAATTCATAGCTTATGTTTTCCAGAAGATGCCAAAAAAATTCAAAGTGAGAGTGTATTGGAATATATGATTCAACAGTTTCATAGATTTGATCAACAGATTCATACAGAGTTGCTTATTGAAAACATGGATTTTAACCCTTATTATGAATATCCGACCACATTGGTTGATACGGTTAGACCTTGGTTCCTTCGTGAGCTCATTGAACAAACAGGACTTGGATTATTGCTGGATATATCCCATGCCAAAGTGTCTGCTTATCAGCTAGGGATGGATATCCAGACCTACTTAGAGGGGCTCCCTCTTGAGAAGATACGGGAAATCCATTTTTCAGGCACGAAGTTTGATAAAAAACTTGGCGTTATAGATGTCCATGGTATAATGGAGGCAGAAGATTATCGTATTGCAAGATATCTTCAACAACGATTAGAGCACTTACCATCCAATCATCTTGAGATGATTACCCTAGAATATGGTACGATTGTTGCAGGAAGCACAGATCCTAAGGCAATTACAGATCAAATACATCAGCTAAAAACAATTTTTATGTAG
- a CDS encoding class I SAM-dependent DNA methyltransferase, which translates to MITGELRSKVDKIWEIFWTGGITNPLSVIEQFTYLLFIKGLDEKQTDLEKNAELLGIEVDKIFSDEQENLRWHKFKQLSASDMYDMVSKKVFPFIKTMHGNKDSAFTRYMDDAIFMIPTPQMLEKIVTNIDGLPIKEGNTTDDTKGDLYEYLLSKVATAGTNGQFRTPRHIIKMMVDLMQPTPTDIIVDPAAGSAGFLVEAGEYLKRNNEDMFTIKELKDHYHRDMFFGNDMDRTMLRIGAMNMMLHGVDRPNIEYRDSLSETNKDREKYTLVLANPPFKGSLDYDSVSADLLKVTKTKKTELLFLALFLRTLKKGGRCASIVPDGVLFGSSNAHKSIRKEIVENHQLQAIISMPSGVFKPYAGVSTAIMIFTKTGAGGTDKVWFYDMQADGLSLDDKRQLVEENDIPDIISRYHNLENEEDRKRTEKSFFVIKEEIVKNDYDLSINRYKEVEYDEVQYEAPKVIIQRIKELEQQILNGLNDIERMV; encoded by the coding sequence ATGATTACAGGTGAATTAAGAAGCAAGGTAGATAAAATATGGGAGATATTCTGGACAGGTGGGATTACCAATCCCTTGTCTGTTATTGAGCAGTTTACCTACCTTTTATTTATAAAGGGACTGGACGAAAAACAAACGGATTTAGAAAAAAATGCGGAGCTGCTTGGGATTGAAGTAGATAAAATTTTTAGCGACGAGCAAGAAAATCTGAGATGGCATAAGTTTAAACAACTGAGTGCTTCTGACATGTATGATATGGTTTCAAAGAAAGTATTCCCATTTATCAAAACCATGCATGGGAACAAGGATTCAGCATTTACAAGATATATGGACGATGCCATCTTTATGATCCCAACACCTCAAATGTTAGAAAAAATTGTGACGAATATTGATGGACTACCAATTAAAGAAGGTAATACAACGGATGATACCAAAGGGGATTTATACGAGTATTTACTTTCTAAGGTAGCAACCGCAGGTACCAATGGTCAGTTTAGAACACCTAGACACATCATCAAAATGATGGTGGACTTGATGCAACCAACACCAACGGATATTATTGTTGACCCTGCAGCTGGTTCGGCAGGATTCCTTGTTGAGGCAGGGGAGTATTTAAAGCGAAATAATGAGGATATGTTCACTATAAAAGAACTGAAAGACCACTATCATAGAGATATGTTCTTTGGTAATGACATGGACAGAACCATGCTTCGTATTGGCGCAATGAATATGATGCTTCACGGTGTAGATAGACCTAATATCGAATATAGAGATTCCTTATCGGAAACCAATAAAGACAGAGAAAAATACACGCTTGTTCTTGCCAATCCACCATTTAAAGGATCACTAGACTATGACAGTGTATCAGCAGACTTACTTAAAGTAACTAAAACTAAGAAGACAGAGCTATTGTTTTTAGCCCTTTTCTTAAGAACGCTTAAAAAAGGTGGCAGATGTGCATCAATTGTACCAGATGGTGTATTATTCGGTAGTTCTAATGCCCATAAATCCATTCGTAAGGAGATTGTAGAGAACCATCAATTACAAGCAATTATCTCCATGCCTAGTGGCGTATTTAAACCCTATGCAGGTGTTTCTACTGCTATTATGATCTTTACTAAGACGGGTGCTGGTGGCACGGATAAAGTCTGGTTTTATGATATGCAGGCAGATGGCTTATCCCTTGATGATAAGCGTCAACTAGTTGAAGAGAACGATATTCCAGATATTATCAGTCGTTATCATAATCTTGAGAATGAAGAGGACAGAAAGCGTACAGAGAAGTCGTTCTTTGTTATTAAAGAGGAAATTGTAAAGAATGATTATGACTTGTCTATCAATAGATATAAAGAAGTTGAATATGATGAAGTGCAATATGAAGCACCAAAAGTGATTATACAAAGAATCAAAGAACTGGAACAGCAGATTCTTAATGGTCTTAATGACATTGAGAGGATGGTGTAG
- a CDS encoding restriction endonuclease subunit S, translating into MVALKEIFKISKGKKEEETENESRLSPRYIQIEDLRHNDNLKYCIPNKKSVYVNKHDLIIAWDGANAGTIGVGLEGVIGSTLARLELKNNKVNPYYAARFLQSKFQYLRDNCTGATIPHISKTVLENLSIPLPPLETQKKIVEVLDMAQGLIDARKEQIRLMDELIQSVFYEMFGDPVTNPKGWETGTINDLTLKTQYGTSKKAHETGGEYPMLRMNNISYTGGWDFSSLKYVDLDENELEKYLVYEGELLFNRTNSKELVGKTAVYRESKPMAYAGYLVKLITNTKGNTEYISAYLNSQHGKATLLNMAKSIVGMANINAEELKKIRINLPPIDVQNDFADIVSRIEKERKKLSESIRNYEDNYSSILQKAFVGKLF; encoded by the coding sequence ATGGTAGCATTAAAAGAAATATTTAAAATATCAAAAGGCAAGAAGGAAGAAGAGACAGAAAATGAATCTAGGCTCTCTCCAAGATATATTCAAATTGAAGATTTGCGCCATAATGATAATCTTAAGTACTGTATTCCTAATAAGAAAAGTGTATATGTAAATAAACATGATTTAATTATTGCTTGGGATGGTGCTAATGCCGGAACAATAGGTGTTGGATTGGAAGGTGTTATTGGAAGCACATTAGCGAGACTTGAGTTGAAAAATAATAAAGTCAATCCATATTATGCAGCAAGATTTCTTCAATCAAAGTTTCAGTATTTAAGAGACAATTGTACGGGTGCAACTATACCTCATATTAGTAAGACTGTATTAGAAAATCTATCAATCCCACTACCACCACTAGAAACCCAAAAGAAAATCGTTGAAGTTTTGGACATGGCTCAGGGGCTTATTGATGCAAGAAAAGAGCAAATTAGGTTGATGGATGAGTTGATTCAGTCGGTGTTTTATGAGATGTTTGGTGATCCTGTGACGAATCCGAAAGGGTGGGAAACTGGAACTATTAATGATTTAACTTTAAAAACACAATATGGAACAAGTAAAAAGGCACATGAGACTGGTGGTGAGTATCCTATGCTAAGAATGAATAATATTTCTTATACGGGCGGCTGGGATTTTTCAAGTCTAAAGTATGTTGATTTAGATGAAAACGAGTTAGAAAAGTACTTGGTTTATGAAGGGGAACTATTATTTAACAGGACTAATAGCAAAGAGTTAGTAGGCAAGACAGCTGTTTATAGAGAAAGTAAACCGATGGCGTATGCAGGATACTTGGTCAAACTTATAACAAACACAAAAGGGAATACCGAGTATATTTCTGCATACTTGAATTCTCAACATGGCAAGGCTACTTTATTAAATATGGCAAAAAGTATTGTTGGAATGGCTAATATTAATGCTGAAGAGCTAAAGAAGATAAGAATAAATCTGCCACCAATAGATGTGCAGAATGATTTCGCAGATATTGTATCTAGAATAGAAAAAGAAAGAAAAAAACTTAGTGAATCAATAAGAAATTATGAAGATAATTATTCTTCAATTTTGCAAAAGGCATTCGTTGGAAAATTATTTTAA
- a CDS encoding DEAD/DEAH box helicase family protein: MCYNFDFLKKEDKYKDFTYACIEAEKSLVISYASTAILARRALELAVKWVFSYDHELEAPYQDNLASLIHDYRFKGIIDTKLFPMIKYIQQIGNKTVHSAAPITREQAVLALHNLFEFVSWIDYCYSDEYVEIAFDESLLGDNEKEKKTRDELKDLYDRLGAKDRKLEEIIKENENLRRENAAKRVDNKKNRDFKVDEISEFKTRKMYIDLEIELNGWIIGKDCLEEVEVEGMPNQAGLGYVDYVLFGDNGKPLAVIEAKKTSVNPRVGQIQAQRYADCLEKQYKVRPVIFYTNGFEYYLWDDASYPERLVSGIYTKEELEWLHFKRQNKVSLKDPVINDDITNRHYQKMAITAVCDTLEKGNRKALLVMATGSGKTRTAISTVEVLIKRGWVKNILFLADRTALVKQAKKNFKALLPELSLCNLLDSKDNPESRMIFSTYPTMMNAIDDVKNKRSEKLFTSGHFDLIIIDESHRSIYKKYQDIFNYFDAILLGLTATPKSDLDKNTYTIFELENNVPTYAYELGEAIEDEYLVPYHTIETKMKFLEQGIHYDDLTEEEKEMFEETFDDDVKDISGEALNSFLFNDNTIDTVIQELMEKGLKVEGGDKLGKTIIFAKNKKHADFIVKRFNALYPEYKGDFAKPVYTGVNYVESTMDDFEVKNKLPQIAVSVDMLDTGIDIPEILNLVFFKKVRSKTKFWQMIGRGTRLCEDLYGAGIDKESFRIFDYCGNFEFFRTNKNGKEAKMMKSLTENLFNIRIGIIKELQNLDYQTDEYINHRKALIEGILKEVKAIDETKFNARMKLQFLHKFNQESAFESLTDADVRELEEHVALLVPAIDDDELAKRFDYLMYTIEYADLKRVPASKPKNRVVTTAEKLTFKGTIEKVKKQEALIYKVQTNEHWEEADIFDHEEVREAFRELIKFLDSKSGEIYYTNFMDEIMESKERPGEYSVNDMQSYRKKVNKYLMEHQNDLVIYKLRNNNPLTEEDIKYLEKVLWQDLGTKDDYVKEFGDEPLLKLVSKIVGLDPQAANEVFSEFLSDESLNINQMEFVKLVVNYMIKNGSLDKRVLNEHPFNKRGNVMNLFDGKLDVAKRIIGAIDQINCRLSV, translated from the coding sequence ATGTGCTACAACTTTGATTTCCTAAAAAAAGAAGATAAATATAAGGACTTTACATACGCCTGTATCGAAGCTGAAAAGAGCTTGGTGATTTCCTATGCCAGTACAGCGATTCTTGCACGTAGAGCTTTGGAATTGGCTGTAAAGTGGGTTTTTTCTTACGACCATGAACTAGAAGCACCATATCAGGATAATTTAGCTTCCTTGATTCATGATTATCGGTTCAAAGGGATCATTGATACGAAACTCTTTCCAATGATTAAATATATTCAACAAATCGGTAATAAAACGGTTCATTCGGCTGCGCCTATCACAAGAGAGCAGGCAGTCCTTGCCCTTCATAATCTATTTGAATTTGTGTCTTGGATAGATTACTGTTATTCAGATGAATATGTTGAGATTGCCTTTGATGAAAGTCTACTCGGGGATAACGAAAAAGAGAAAAAGACTCGAGATGAGCTTAAAGACCTTTATGACCGATTGGGTGCTAAAGACCGTAAACTTGAAGAAATCATTAAGGAAAATGAAAATCTAAGACGTGAGAACGCTGCAAAGCGTGTTGATAATAAGAAAAACCGTGACTTTAAGGTTGATGAAATTTCTGAATTCAAGACACGGAAAATGTATATTGATTTAGAAATTGAGCTTAACGGTTGGATAATCGGTAAGGATTGCCTTGAAGAAGTAGAAGTAGAAGGCATGCCTAATCAGGCAGGTTTAGGCTATGTAGATTATGTCCTATTTGGAGATAATGGTAAACCACTGGCGGTTATTGAAGCTAAGAAAACCAGTGTGAACCCACGTGTTGGCCAGATACAAGCCCAGCGCTATGCAGATTGTTTGGAAAAGCAATATAAAGTAAGACCGGTTATTTTCTATACGAATGGCTTTGAATATTATTTATGGGATGATGCCAGCTATCCAGAGCGCTTAGTCTCAGGTATTTACACCAAGGAAGAGCTAGAGTGGCTTCATTTCAAAAGACAAAACAAAGTGTCTTTAAAAGACCCTGTAATCAACGATGATATCACCAATCGTCACTATCAAAAGATGGCCATTACAGCAGTGTGCGATACCCTTGAAAAAGGCAATCGTAAGGCGCTACTTGTTATGGCAACAGGTTCGGGTAAGACAAGAACTGCTATATCAACCGTGGAAGTACTGATTAAAAGAGGATGGGTAAAAAATATTCTATTTCTTGCAGATCGTACAGCCCTTGTGAAGCAAGCAAAGAAGAATTTTAAGGCACTTTTACCGGAACTGTCTCTGTGTAATCTTTTAGATAGTAAAGATAACCCTGAGAGCAGAATGATATTTTCAACTTATCCAACTATGATGAATGCCATTGATGATGTAAAGAACAAACGTAGTGAAAAGCTATTTACCAGTGGTCACTTTGATTTGATTATAATTGATGAAAGTCACCGAAGCATTTATAAAAAATATCAGGATATTTTTAATTACTTTGATGCCATTTTACTAGGCTTAACAGCAACACCTAAAAGTGACCTTGATAAAAATACCTATACTATTTTTGAACTTGAAAACAATGTGCCAACCTATGCCTATGAGTTAGGTGAAGCCATCGAAGATGAGTATTTGGTGCCTTATCATACCATTGAGACAAAGATGAAGTTTTTAGAACAAGGCATTCATTATGATGACCTTACAGAAGAAGAAAAAGAAATGTTTGAAGAGACCTTTGATGATGATGTAAAAGACATCAGTGGTGAAGCTTTAAATTCATTCTTATTCAATGACAATACCATTGATACAGTTATACAGGAATTAATGGAAAAAGGTCTTAAAGTAGAAGGAGGGGACAAATTAGGGAAGACCATTATCTTTGCTAAGAATAAGAAACACGCAGATTTTATAGTAAAGCGCTTTAATGCACTTTATCCGGAGTATAAAGGTGATTTTGCAAAACCAGTTTATACCGGTGTTAATTATGTGGAAAGTACCATGGATGATTTTGAAGTGAAAAACAAACTGCCTCAGATTGCTGTATCGGTAGATATGCTGGATACTGGGATTGATATTCCTGAGATTCTTAATCTTGTTTTCTTTAAGAAGGTGCGTTCAAAGACTAAGTTTTGGCAGATGATTGGCCGTGGTACCAGACTATGCGAAGATTTGTATGGTGCTGGAATTGATAAAGAAAGCTTTAGAATCTTTGATTACTGTGGTAATTTTGAATTTTTTAGAACCAATAAAAATGGTAAAGAAGCCAAGATGATGAAGTCACTGACAGAAAATCTTTTCAATATCCGCATAGGCATTATTAAAGAGCTTCAAAACTTGGATTATCAAACAGATGAGTATATAAATCACAGAAAGGCATTGATTGAAGGGATTTTGAAAGAAGTGAAGGCTATTGATGAAACAAAATTCAATGCCAGAATGAAGCTTCAATTCCTACACAAATTCAATCAGGAGAGTGCTTTTGAAAGTTTAACAGATGCTGATGTCAGAGAATTAGAAGAACATGTTGCACTACTTGTACCAGCCATAGATGATGACGAACTGGCGAAGCGGTTTGATTATTTGATGTATACCATTGAATATGCAGACTTAAAAAGAGTCCCTGCATCAAAACCGAAAAACCGAGTGGTAACAACAGCAGAGAAGCTAACTTTTAAGGGAACTATTGAAAAGGTAAAGAAGCAGGAAGCATTAATATATAAAGTTCAGACCAATGAACACTGGGAAGAAGCAGATATCTTTGATCATGAAGAAGTCCGTGAAGCCTTTAGAGAATTGATTAAGTTTTTAGACAGCAAATCTGGTGAAATCTACTATACCAATTTTATGGATGAAATTATGGAATCCAAGGAAAGGCCAGGGGAGTACTCCGTGAATGATATGCAAAGTTACCGTAAAAAGGTGAATAAGTATTTGATGGAGCATCAAAATGATCTGGTCATCTACAAGCTTAGAAATAATAATCCTTTAACAGAAGAAGATATCAAATACCTAGAAAAAGTATTATGGCAAGACTTAGGAACAAAAGACGACTATGTCAAAGAATTTGGTGATGAGCCACTACTCAAACTGGTGAGTAAAATTGTAGGCTTAGACCCACAAGCAGCCAATGAAGTATTTTCAGAGTTCTTATCTGACGAAAGCCTTAATATCAATCAAATGGAATTTGTGAAGTTAGTGGTTAATTATATGATTAAAAACGGTAGCTTAGACAAGCGGGTTCTCAATGAGCATCCCTTTAATAAGCGTGGTAATGTGATGAACCTATTTGATGGTAAGCTTGATGTGGCAAAGCGTATTATTGGTGCTATTGATCAGATTAATTGTAGGCTAAGTGTTTAG
- a CDS encoding HD domain-containing protein produces MQFIETIREGNEVVDHYLCSSKQILKTRAGKTYYSVRLQDKTGTIEGKIWDLNDGIGHFEAGDYVKIDGSVVTFQGGLQLNIRRVRKCQEGEYNPIDYVPMSEYNVDEMYDELLGFIQSVDNNYVKQLLEKFFVEDKTLAKRFKAHGAAKSVHHNYYGGLLEHTLGILRTCDFLAKSYKEVDRDILIAGALLHDIAKTEEMTELPMVEYTDSGQLLGHIIIAVEWINEKVAEIPGFPKSLASIIKHVVLAHHGELEYGSPKKPAILEAILLHYADNIDAKVKTFSTIMAQSEEQDDWAGYQRLFETNIRKTRY; encoded by the coding sequence ATGCAATTTATTGAAACAATTCGTGAAGGTAATGAAGTAGTAGACCACTATTTATGTTCATCCAAACAAATATTAAAGACGCGTGCCGGAAAAACATATTATTCTGTCCGGCTTCAAGATAAGACAGGAACTATTGAGGGTAAGATATGGGATTTAAACGATGGAATAGGACATTTTGAAGCAGGGGATTATGTCAAGATTGACGGCTCTGTGGTAACCTTTCAAGGTGGTCTGCAGCTGAATATACGTCGTGTTCGAAAATGTCAAGAAGGAGAATACAATCCGATTGATTATGTTCCCATGTCTGAATACAATGTTGACGAGATGTATGATGAACTGCTTGGGTTTATTCAGAGTGTAGATAATAATTATGTCAAACAACTGCTGGAGAAGTTTTTTGTTGAAGATAAAACCCTTGCCAAACGCTTTAAAGCTCATGGAGCGGCAAAATCCGTGCATCATAACTATTACGGCGGTTTATTGGAACATACGCTTGGAATTTTACGTACATGTGATTTTTTGGCAAAAAGTTATAAAGAAGTGGATCGTGACATTTTGATTGCAGGCGCTTTGCTTCATGACATAGCAAAGACGGAAGAGATGACAGAGCTTCCAATGGTTGAATATACGGATTCAGGACAATTATTAGGCCATATTATTATTGCAGTTGAATGGATTAATGAAAAAGTAGCCGAGATTCCGGGATTTCCAAAATCCCTAGCCTCAATTATTAAGCACGTTGTTTTGGCACATCATGGAGAGTTGGAATACGGTTCGCCTAAAAAGCCGGCAATATTAGAAGCGATATTACTTCATTATGCAGATAATATCGATGCAAAAGTAAAAACATTTTCAACGATTATGGCACAATCTGAAGAACAAGATGATTGGGCAGGTTATCAGCGATTATTTGAAACAAATATACGAAAAACACGTTATTAA
- a CDS encoding helix-turn-helix transcriptional regulator has product MEFAQMVKEIRSKLNMSQEQLARELQVSFATVNRWENGKNSPNRMAKKALYDFCKTKGLEEEMIKHLLDY; this is encoded by the coding sequence GTGGAATTTGCTCAAATGGTTAAAGAAATCAGAAGTAAACTGAATATGAGTCAAGAACAACTGGCAAGAGAGCTTCAAGTGAGCTTTGCCACGGTCAACCGCTGGGAAAATGGTAAAAACAGTCCCAATAGAATGGCAAAAAAGGCACTTTATGATTTTTGTAAAACAAAGGGACTTGAAGAAGAAATGATTAAGCATTTATTGGATTATTAA